In Massilia forsythiae, one DNA window encodes the following:
- the hslV gene encoding ATP-dependent protease subunit HslV, with the protein MEQFHGTTILSVRRGNQVALGGDGQVTLGNVVMKGSARKVRKLYQNKVLCGFAGGTADAFTLLDRFEAKLEKHQGNLLRASVELAKDWRTDRVLRRLEAMLLVADREKTLIITGNGDVLEPEDGVGAIGSGGIYAQSAAKALQENTELPPADVVKKALTIAGELCIYTNMSHIIETLE; encoded by the coding sequence ATGGAACAATTTCACGGCACGACGATCCTGAGCGTCCGGCGCGGCAACCAGGTTGCGCTGGGTGGCGATGGACAAGTCACCCTGGGCAACGTCGTCATGAAGGGCTCGGCGCGCAAGGTGCGCAAGCTCTACCAGAACAAGGTGTTATGCGGCTTTGCCGGCGGCACCGCCGACGCGTTCACCCTGCTCGACCGCTTCGAGGCGAAGCTGGAAAAGCACCAGGGCAATCTGCTGCGCGCCTCGGTCGAACTGGCCAAGGATTGGCGCACCGACCGCGTGCTGCGCCGCCTGGAAGCGATGCTGCTGGTGGCCGACCGCGAAAAGACCCTGATCATCACCGGCAACGGCGACGTGCTTGAACCCGAAGACGGCGTCGGTGCCATCGGTTCGGGCGGCATCTATGCCCAATCGGCCGCCAAGGCGCTGCAGGAAAACACGGAACTGCCCCCGGCGGACGTGGTCAAGAAGGCGCTGACCATCGCCGGCGAGCTGTGCATCTACACCAACATGTCCCACATCATCGAAACCCTGGAGTAA
- a CDS encoding STAS domain-containing protein, with product MGLFSFLKKKQNPSVQAAAHARPADAGARPALPGNPVTRMPLDTEAERERQREIARATAAKIDAIELEMTSDIFDDEPWTLPRRAPAAVPAAAADAPVSVIPDGAAGPDTDALFGAAGMPDSVVQPSSAPAVEEAAILYANGQADAAEHSLRAILSGTRHDRLPWWMLFDLYQAGAREEAFESIAIDYASRFETSPPTYQPPFMANTAASAGTLGNAGARSGFSGVAPTASLGGRLDAGIGAQLARVLAPSSAAVVRFEFGAIASATPEGCALLLDALQTLRRAGRELVPAGAEHLAGVLRPMLAIGERGAGQAPWLLLLELLLLMNREKDFEETAMDYCVTFEVSPPSFEAPLRSAPRVGAAPLPPAAGDRFMLPGIVEGDSTALLDAIDAYAGVPDEEAAIADAADMPAPPPRPPLVLDCSRLARIDYHAAGALLARLRRHAGGGRAVELRDVNHLVAALLRLLGSGAQVRLYAHRY from the coding sequence GTGGGGCTTTTTTCCTTCCTGAAAAAAAAGCAGAATCCGTCCGTGCAGGCGGCGGCACACGCACGCCCGGCCGATGCCGGCGCACGCCCGGCCCTGCCCGGTAATCCGGTCACCCGTATGCCGCTCGACACCGAAGCCGAGCGCGAACGCCAGCGCGAGATCGCACGCGCCACTGCCGCCAAGATCGACGCGATCGAGCTGGAGATGACATCCGACATCTTCGACGACGAGCCGTGGACGTTGCCGCGCCGTGCCCCGGCGGCGGTACCGGCTGCGGCGGCAGACGCGCCCGTGTCGGTCATTCCGGACGGCGCCGCCGGCCCCGACACCGATGCCCTGTTCGGCGCCGCAGGCATGCCGGACAGCGTCGTCCAGCCGTCGAGCGCGCCGGCGGTCGAGGAAGCTGCGATCCTGTATGCCAACGGCCAGGCCGATGCCGCCGAGCACTCCCTGCGTGCCATCCTGTCAGGTACGAGGCATGACCGCCTGCCCTGGTGGATGCTGTTCGACCTGTACCAGGCCGGCGCCCGTGAAGAAGCGTTCGAGAGCATCGCGATCGACTACGCCAGCCGTTTCGAGACTTCGCCGCCGACTTACCAGCCGCCGTTCATGGCGAACACGGCGGCCAGTGCCGGGACGCTTGGCAATGCCGGCGCCCGCAGCGGCTTTTCCGGCGTCGCCCCGACCGCCAGCCTGGGCGGCCGGCTCGATGCCGGCATCGGCGCGCAACTGGCGCGCGTGCTGGCCCCCTCTTCCGCGGCCGTGGTGCGCTTCGAATTCGGCGCCATCGCCTCGGCCACCCCCGAAGGCTGCGCGCTGCTGCTCGATGCTCTGCAGACCCTGCGCCGCGCCGGGCGCGAGCTGGTGCCGGCCGGCGCCGAACACCTGGCCGGTGTTTTGCGCCCGATGCTGGCGATCGGCGAGCGCGGCGCCGGCCAGGCGCCCTGGCTGCTGCTGCTCGAACTACTGCTCCTGATGAACCGCGAAAAGGATTTCGAAGAGACGGCGATGGATTACTGCGTCACCTTCGAAGTCTCGCCGCCCTCGTTCGAAGCGCCGCTGCGCAGCGCGCCCAGGGTCGGCGCCGCGCCGTTGCCGCCGGCTGCCGGCGACCGCTTCATGTTGCCCGGCATCGTCGAAGGCGACAGTACGGCGCTGCTGGACGCGATCGATGCCTATGCCGGCGTACCGGACGAGGAGGCCGCCATCGCGGATGCCGCCGACATGCCGGCACCGCCGCCGCGCCCGCCGCTTGTACTGGACTGTTCCCGCCTCGCGCGTATCGATTACCACGCCGCCGGCGCCCTGCTGGCACGGCTGCGCCGCCATGCCGGCGGCGGCCGCGCAGTCGAACTGCGCGACGTGAATCACCTGGTGGCGGCGTTGCTGCGGCTGCTGGGCAGCGGTGCGCAAGTGCGCTTGTATGCGCACCGCTATTGA
- a CDS encoding helix-turn-helix domain-containing protein has product MSSPDMLLDILRAELRATGITYKMLAERIAMSESSIKRMFGQKDMTLSRLAQICQAAGIALEDVLRRAADARPRAATLTLLQENALVANPRLLLMAICCLGHWTLEQVLETYRLTQAECIGLLVELDRLGVIELKPLNRYTLRVSNAFRWLPDGPVQRFFGQHVIGDYFNGRFDGAGETLMCLPARLSLASAAEVAERIHQLAADLARLHRNDRRLAPQERDGFTLLVGFRSWELAAFTALRRQPEAASAAAAPLNGSPSSETASSGTTTIGPAVSG; this is encoded by the coding sequence ATGAGCTCTCCAGACATGCTGCTGGACATCCTACGCGCCGAACTGCGCGCCACCGGCATCACCTATAAAATGCTGGCCGAGCGCATCGCGATGAGCGAGTCGAGCATCAAGCGCATGTTCGGCCAGAAGGACATGACCCTGTCGCGCCTGGCGCAGATCTGCCAGGCGGCCGGCATCGCCCTGGAAGACGTGCTGCGCCGCGCCGCCGATGCGCGTCCCCGGGCCGCTACCCTCACCCTGCTCCAGGAAAACGCGCTGGTCGCCAATCCGCGCCTGCTGCTGATGGCGATCTGCTGCCTCGGCCACTGGACGCTGGAACAAGTACTGGAAACCTATCGTTTGACGCAGGCCGAATGCATCGGCCTGCTGGTGGAACTCGACCGGCTCGGCGTGATCGAACTGAAACCGCTGAACCGCTACACGCTGCGTGTCTCGAACGCCTTCCGCTGGCTGCCGGACGGCCCCGTACAGCGCTTTTTCGGACAGCATGTCATCGGCGATTATTTCAACGGACGCTTCGACGGCGCCGGCGAAACCCTGATGTGCCTGCCGGCACGCCTGTCGCTGGCCAGCGCTGCCGAAGTGGCCGAACGCATCCACCAGTTGGCGGCCGACCTGGCGAGATTGCACCGCAACGACCGCCGCCTGGCGCCGCAGGAGCGCGACGGTTTTACCTTGCTGGTCGGTTTTCGTTCATGGGAGCTGGCGGCGTTCACCGCGCTGCGGCGCCAGCCTGAGGCCGCAAGCGCGGCAGCGGCGCCGCTGAACGGCTCGCCAAGCAGCGAAACGGCGAGCAGCGGAACGACGACTATCGGGCCTGCGGTCAGCGGATAA
- a CDS encoding tyrosine-type recombinase/integrase — MEIRAATGDIAAVDWPGRYLLELATQRQLSAHTIGAYRRDLAELAKLADAGPSPDWLRISHFDIRRCAARLHAEGQSPASIARKLSGWRGFFDWLSRQLPLEANPVEGIRAPRRARRLPKALAVDDAVQLMEGNAHGHPDAAQLCNRAMFELLYSSGLRVSELAGLDVHHVAARDGAPASLGWLELAAQEVVVTGKGSKMRRVPVGAPACDALTAWLGVRPPARDGSQALFLSERGTRVSPRVVQLRLKAHALKAGTPVHVHPHVLRHSFASHLLQSSGDLRAVQELLGHASITSTQIYTSLDFQHLAAVYDRTHPRAKKRD, encoded by the coding sequence ATGGAAATACGCGCCGCCACCGGGGATATTGCCGCCGTCGACTGGCCCGGCCGCTACCTGCTCGAGCTGGCCACGCAGCGCCAGTTGTCGGCGCATACGATCGGCGCCTACCGGCGCGACCTGGCCGAACTGGCCAAACTGGCCGATGCCGGTCCCTCTCCCGACTGGCTGCGCATTTCCCACTTCGATATCCGGCGCTGCGCTGCGCGCCTGCATGCGGAGGGCCAGAGCCCGGCCTCGATCGCGCGCAAGCTGTCCGGCTGGCGCGGCTTTTTCGACTGGCTGTCGCGCCAGTTGCCGCTGGAAGCGAATCCGGTCGAGGGTATCCGCGCGCCGCGCCGCGCGCGCCGCCTGCCCAAGGCGCTGGCGGTGGACGATGCTGTCCAGCTGATGGAAGGCAATGCGCACGGCCATCCGGACGCGGCGCAATTGTGCAACCGCGCCATGTTCGAACTGCTGTATTCGAGCGGCCTGCGCGTATCCGAACTGGCCGGCCTCGACGTTCACCATGTGGCGGCGCGCGATGGTGCACCGGCCTCGCTCGGCTGGCTGGAGCTGGCAGCGCAGGAAGTGGTCGTCACCGGCAAGGGCAGCAAAATGCGCCGCGTTCCGGTCGGTGCGCCGGCATGCGACGCCTTGACGGCCTGGCTGGGGGTGCGTCCGCCGGCGCGCGACGGCAGCCAGGCGCTGTTCCTGTCCGAGCGCGGCACCCGGGTCAGCCCGCGCGTGGTGCAATTGCGCCTCAAAGCCCATGCGCTCAAGGCCGGCACCCCGGTCCACGTGCACCCGCACGTGCTGAGGCACTCATTCGCGTCGCACCTGCTGCAATCCTCGGGCGACCTGCGCGCGGTACAGGAACTGCTCGGCCACGCCAGCATCACCTCGACCCAGATCTATACCTCGCTCGACTTCCAGCACCTGGCCGCGGTCTACGACCGCACCCATCCGCGCGCCAAGAAACGGGATTGA
- the gspF gene encoding type II secretion system inner membrane protein GspF, with translation MPAFRYEAVDNGGVTRKGVLNADSPRAARADLRLQGLTPLNVEAIAAQVDDSGAARARSFGERLSQVELALFTRQLASLLEAGLPLEQAFTALLEQAERPYVRDLIASIRSEVMGGASFSSALSRHPRDFAEIYRALVTSGEQIGQLARVLSRLADYIERRNALVQRVRLAFTYPAIVTVVAFAIVIFLLTYVVPQIVSVFANTKQKLPVLTVIMLGVSNFTRAYGIYVGLAVIAAWFMWRRALQNPVLKRRWHAWLLNAPVYGKFERSLNTARFASTLAITTGSGVPILRALDTSRETLSNVAMKELVEQATGSVREGASLARALSAQKYFPPMLVHMIRAGEITGELPAMLERAASSQQADLERRTLTIAGLLEPVLILAMGLVVLLIVLAVLMPIIEINQLVR, from the coding sequence ATGCCGGCCTTTCGCTACGAAGCCGTCGACAACGGCGGCGTGACCCGCAAGGGCGTGCTCAACGCCGACAGCCCGCGCGCGGCGCGCGCCGACCTGCGCCTGCAGGGCTTGACGCCGCTGAACGTGGAAGCCATCGCGGCCCAGGTCGACGACAGCGGCGCGGCACGCGCGCGCAGCTTTGGCGAGCGCCTGTCGCAGGTCGAGCTGGCCCTGTTCACGCGCCAGCTGGCCAGCCTGCTGGAAGCGGGCCTGCCGCTGGAACAGGCGTTCACCGCCTTGCTGGAGCAGGCCGAGCGCCCCTACGTGCGCGATTTGATCGCCTCGATTCGCTCGGAAGTCATGGGCGGCGCCTCGTTCTCGAGTGCGCTGTCGCGTCACCCGCGCGACTTCGCCGAGATCTACCGCGCGCTGGTGACTTCCGGCGAGCAGATCGGCCAGCTGGCGCGCGTGCTGTCGCGCCTGGCGGACTACATCGAGCGCCGCAACGCACTGGTGCAGCGGGTACGCCTGGCCTTTACTTATCCGGCGATCGTGACCGTGGTGGCGTTCGCGATCGTGATCTTCCTGCTGACCTATGTGGTGCCGCAGATCGTCTCGGTATTTGCCAACACCAAGCAGAAATTGCCGGTGCTGACCGTGATCATGCTGGGCGTCTCGAACTTTACGCGCGCTTACGGCATCTATGTCGGATTGGCGGTCATCGCGGCCTGGTTCATGTGGCGGCGCGCGCTGCAGAATCCGGTACTGAAACGGCGCTGGCATGCCTGGCTGCTGAATGCGCCGGTGTACGGCAAGTTCGAGCGCAGCCTGAACACCGCGCGCTTCGCCAGCACGCTGGCGATCACCACCGGCTCCGGGGTGCCGATCCTGCGCGCGCTGGATACCAGCCGCGAGACGCTGTCCAACGTGGCCATGAAGGAACTGGTGGAGCAGGCCACCGGCAGCGTGCGCGAAGGGGCCAGCCTGGCGCGCGCCTTGTCGGCGCAAAAATATTTTCCGCCGATGCTGGTGCACATGATCCGCGCCGGCGAAATCACCGGCGAATTGCCGGCGATGCTGGAACGCGCCGCCAGTTCGCAGCAGGCCGACCTGGAGCGGCGCACGCTGACCATCGCCGGCCTGCTGGAGCCGGTGCTGATCCTGGCCATGGGCCTGGTCGTGCTGCTGATCGTGCTGGCGGTGCTGATGCCGATCATTGAAATCAACCAGCTGGTGCGCTGA
- the dksA gene encoding RNA polymerase-binding protein DksA: MTKTTKPNTVAQPEERLLTEEEIRAMSDEDYMNPAQLAFFKNRLQELEKELLKNAGETTEHLRETVLVPDPADRATIEEEHALELRTRDRERKLLKKVQQSLASIESGEYGWCEETGEPIGIPRLIARPTATLSLEAQQRRELKQKLYGD; this comes from the coding sequence ATGACTAAAACAACGAAACCGAATACCGTTGCGCAGCCCGAAGAACGCCTCCTGACGGAAGAAGAAATTCGGGCGATGAGCGACGAGGATTACATGAACCCGGCCCAGCTGGCGTTCTTCAAGAACCGCCTGCAGGAGCTCGAAAAGGAGCTGCTGAAAAATGCCGGCGAGACCACCGAGCACCTGCGCGAAACGGTGCTGGTGCCCGATCCGGCCGACCGCGCCACCATCGAAGAAGAACACGCGCTCGAACTGCGCACGCGCGACCGCGAACGCAAGCTGCTCAAGAAGGTCCAGCAATCGCTGGCCTCGATCGAGTCCGGCGAATACGGCTGGTGCGAGGAAACCGGCGAGCCGATCGGCATCCCGCGCCTGATCGCCCGTCCGACCGCGACCCTGTCGCTGGAAGCCCAGCAGCGCCGCGAACTGAAGCAGAAGCTGTACGGCGACTGA
- a CDS encoding CobW family GTP-binding protein yields the protein MELIPSTILTGFLGAGKTTLLNRILQEEHGLKIAVIENEFGQENIDNEILVQDAGEQIVEMNNGCICCTVRGDLIVALTNLARKRDAGEIRFDRVVIETTGLANPGPVAQTFFVDEEVGAHYLLDAVVTVVDARHAMDQLDRHEEAQRQVGFADKILLSKTDLVDVAALEALKARIRRINPRAPISTSDFGRAPIGDVLDLRGFNLNDKLELDPDFLATDDGHGHAHGHGHDGDHAHCDEEGHVHTEACHHGHDHHHSHHSDDIAAFVFKSERAFDPERLDQFLGSIVQVFGPSMLRYKGVLSMEGADRKVVFQGVHQIMGSDLGAKWADGEARGSKMVFIGKNLPKDVFIRGLEQCLV from the coding sequence ATGGAATTGATTCCCAGCACCATCCTGACCGGCTTCCTCGGCGCCGGCAAAACCACGCTGCTCAACCGCATCCTGCAGGAAGAACACGGCCTCAAAATCGCCGTCATCGAAAACGAATTCGGCCAGGAAAACATCGACAACGAGATCCTGGTGCAGGATGCCGGCGAACAGATCGTCGAGATGAACAACGGCTGCATCTGCTGCACCGTGCGCGGCGACCTGATCGTGGCGCTGACGAACCTGGCGCGCAAGCGCGACGCCGGCGAGATCCGGTTCGACCGCGTGGTGATCGAAACCACCGGCCTGGCCAATCCAGGGCCGGTGGCGCAGACCTTCTTCGTCGACGAGGAAGTCGGCGCCCATTACCTGCTGGACGCGGTGGTGACCGTGGTCGATGCGCGCCATGCGATGGACCAGCTCGACCGCCATGAGGAAGCCCAGCGCCAGGTCGGGTTCGCCGACAAGATCCTGTTGTCCAAGACCGACCTGGTCGATGTCGCCGCCCTGGAGGCGCTCAAGGCGCGCATCCGCCGCATCAATCCGCGCGCCCCGATCAGCACCTCGGATTTCGGCCGCGCGCCGATCGGCGACGTGCTCGACCTGCGCGGGTTCAACCTGAACGACAAGCTGGAACTGGACCCGGATTTCCTCGCCACCGACGACGGGCACGGGCATGCGCACGGCCATGGACACGACGGCGATCACGCACACTGCGACGAGGAAGGACACGTGCACACCGAAGCCTGCCATCATGGACACGACCACCACCATTCGCACCACAGCGACGATATCGCCGCCTTCGTGTTCAAGAGCGAGCGGGCATTCGATCCCGAGCGTCTGGATCAATTCCTCGGCAGCATAGTACAAGTGTTCGGGCCCAGCATGCTGCGCTATAAAGGTGTGCTGTCGATGGAGGGCGCGGATCGCAAGGTCGTATTTCAAGGCGTGCATCAAATTATGGGCAGCGACCTCGGTGCAAAGTGGGCGGATGGCGAAGCACGCGGCAGCAAGATGGTGTTTATTGGTAAAAATTTACCAAAAGATGTGTTTATCCGCGGACTGGAACAGTGTTTGGTATAA
- the hslU gene encoding ATP-dependent protease ATPase subunit HslU: MTPSEIVSELDKHVVGQGKAKRAVSIALRNRWRRQQVDEPLRHEITPKNILMIGPTGVGKTEIARRLAKLADAPFIKVEATKFTEVGYVGRDVDTIIRDLIDIGVKQTRASEMKKMRQRAEDAAEDRVIDILVPPARDFGFNVSAPAGDAKEGSGGDTTRQTFRKRLREGALDDKEIEIEVAESAPQMEIMAPPGMEEMTEQIKSMFSGVGGARKKARKMKIKDALKILVDEEAAKLVNEDEMKQKAIANVEQNGIVFLDEVDKIASRSEHGGADVSRAGVQRDLLPLVEGTTVNTKYGMIKTDHILFIASGAFHLSKPSDLIPELQGRFPIRVELESLSIEDFKSILTSTDASLTKQYEALLATEGVTLSFVEEGIHRLAEIAYSVNERTENIGARRLYTVMEKLLEEISYSASDKSGNTLVIDSAYVNERLDKLAENEDLSRYVL; encoded by the coding sequence ATGACCCCTTCGGAAATCGTTTCCGAACTGGACAAGCACGTGGTCGGCCAGGGCAAGGCCAAGCGCGCGGTATCGATCGCGCTGCGCAACCGCTGGCGCCGCCAGCAGGTGGACGAGCCGCTGCGCCACGAGATCACGCCGAAGAACATCCTTATGATCGGTCCGACCGGCGTCGGCAAGACCGAGATCGCGCGCCGCCTGGCCAAGCTGGCCGACGCGCCCTTCATCAAAGTCGAGGCGACCAAGTTCACCGAGGTCGGCTATGTCGGCCGCGATGTCGACACCATCATCCGCGACCTGATCGACATCGGCGTCAAGCAGACCCGCGCCAGCGAAATGAAGAAGATGCGCCAGCGCGCCGAAGACGCCGCCGAGGACCGCGTGATCGACATCCTGGTGCCGCCGGCGCGCGATTTCGGCTTCAACGTCAGCGCCCCGGCCGGCGATGCCAAGGAAGGCAGCGGCGGCGACACCACGCGCCAGACCTTCCGCAAGCGCCTGCGCGAAGGCGCCCTCGACGACAAGGAAATCGAGATCGAGGTGGCGGAATCGGCGCCGCAGATGGAAATCATGGCGCCGCCGGGCATGGAAGAGATGACGGAGCAGATCAAGTCGATGTTCTCCGGCGTCGGCGGCGCACGCAAGAAGGCGCGCAAGATGAAGATCAAGGACGCCCTGAAGATCCTGGTCGACGAGGAAGCCGCCAAGCTGGTCAACGAAGACGAGATGAAGCAGAAGGCGATTGCCAACGTCGAGCAGAACGGCATCGTCTTCCTCGACGAAGTCGACAAGATCGCGTCGCGCTCGGAACACGGCGGCGCCGACGTCTCGCGCGCCGGGGTGCAGCGCGACCTGCTGCCGCTGGTCGAGGGCACGACGGTGAACACGAAATATGGCATGATCAAGACCGACCACATCCTGTTCATCGCCTCGGGCGCCTTCCACCTGTCCAAGCCGTCGGACCTGATTCCGGAACTACAGGGCCGCTTCCCGATCCGGGTCGAGCTGGAATCGCTGTCGATCGAGGATTTCAAGAGCATCCTGACTTCCACCGACGCCAGCCTGACCAAGCAGTACGAAGCGCTGCTGGCGACCGAGGGCGTGACGCTGTCGTTCGTGGAAGAAGGCATCCATCGCCTGGCCGAGATCGCCTACTCCGTCAACGAACGCACCGAGAATATCGGCGCGCGCCGCCTGTACACGGTGATGGAAAAGCTGCTGGAAGAAATCTCGTACTCGGCCAGCGACAAGTCGGGCAATACCCTGGTGATCGACAGCGCCTACGTCAACGAACGGCTCGACAAGCTGGCGGAGAACGAGGATCTGTCGCGCTATGTCCTGTAA
- the gspE gene encoding type II secretion system ATPase GspE translates to MNNLLPYAFARDYGVLARSNGDPAQAVEVLVSNATKPAAIAEVSRRFGRIALRRMERAELEAAIASAYQGGGGDASQVADEFDADLDLTRLLQDVPAIEDLLESSDDAPVIRMINALLTQSLREGASDIHIEPFEQTSVVRFRIDGALRDIVRPRKAIHASLISRIKIMSQLDIAEKRLPQDGRITLRIGGKPVDVRVSTLPTGHGERAVLRLLDKEAGRLDLGHLGMSGRLLPRFDKLINQPHGIVLVTGPTGSGKTTTLYAALSRLNASTTNIMTVEDPIEYDLGGIGQTQVNARIDMTFAKALRAILRQDPDVIMIGEIRDLETAQIAVQASLTGHLVLATLHTNDAASAVTRLLDMGIEPFLLSSSLLGVMAQRLVRKLCPYCKKQEGGHWIAVGCERCGHTGYQGRVGVYELLETNEQIRAQIHNRVSEAEIRDAALASGMHTMRDDGERWVSEGVTTEAELVRVTKAD, encoded by the coding sequence ATGAATAACCTGTTGCCCTACGCATTCGCACGCGACTACGGCGTGCTGGCGCGTTCCAACGGCGACCCGGCGCAAGCCGTCGAAGTGCTGGTCTCGAATGCCACGAAGCCGGCCGCGATCGCGGAAGTCTCGCGCCGCTTCGGCCGCATCGCGCTGCGCCGCATGGAACGCGCGGAACTGGAAGCGGCGATCGCTTCCGCCTACCAGGGCGGCGGCGGCGACGCCTCGCAGGTGGCGGATGAATTCGATGCCGACCTCGACCTGACCCGGCTGCTGCAGGACGTGCCGGCGATCGAGGATTTGCTGGAATCGTCCGACGACGCCCCGGTGATCCGCATGATCAACGCGCTGCTGACGCAATCGCTGCGCGAAGGCGCGTCCGACATCCACATCGAACCGTTCGAGCAGACCTCGGTGGTGCGTTTCCGCATCGACGGCGCGCTGCGCGACATCGTGCGCCCGCGTAAAGCGATCCACGCTTCCTTGATCTCGCGTATAAAAATCATGTCGCAGCTGGACATTGCCGAGAAGCGCCTGCCGCAGGACGGCCGCATCACGCTGCGCATCGGCGGCAAGCCGGTCGACGTGCGCGTCTCGACGCTGCCGACCGGCCACGGCGAGCGCGCCGTGCTGCGCCTGCTGGACAAGGAAGCGGGGCGGCTCGACCTCGGTCACCTGGGCATGAGCGGGCGCCTGCTGCCGCGCTTCGACAAATTGATCAACCAGCCGCACGGCATCGTGCTGGTGACCGGCCCGACCGGTTCGGGCAAGACCACGACCTTGTACGCGGCGCTGTCGCGCCTGAATGCCTCGACCACCAACATCATGACGGTGGAAGACCCGATCGAGTACGACCTGGGCGGCATCGGCCAGACCCAGGTGAACGCGCGCATCGACATGACCTTCGCCAAGGCGCTGCGCGCGATCCTGCGCCAGGACCCGGACGTGATCATGATCGGCGAGATCCGCGACCTGGAAACGGCGCAGATCGCGGTGCAGGCGTCGCTGACCGGCCACCTGGTGCTGGCCACGCTGCACACCAACGACGCCGCTTCCGCCGTGACCCGTCTGCTGGACATGGGCATCGAGCCGTTCCTGCTGTCGTCCTCGCTGCTGGGGGTGATGGCGCAGCGCCTGGTGCGCAAGCTGTGCCCGTACTGCAAGAAGCAGGAAGGCGGCCACTGGATCGCGGTCGGCTGCGAGCGCTGCGGCCACACCGGCTACCAGGGCCGCGTGGGCGTGTACGAGCTGCTGGAAACCAACGAGCAGATCCGCGCCCAGATCCACAACCGCGTGTCCGAAGCCGAGATCCGCGATGCCGCCCTGGCGTCCGGCATGCATACCATGCGCGACGACGGCGAGCGCTGGGTCAGTGAGGGCGTCACCACTGAAGCCGAGCTGGTCCGCGTGACCAAGGCGGACTGA